The segment TGAGTTTGTCATCAAACCTATATAATCTATTACGCATAATTTTATCTCTGGGTGTGAGCTTTTGAGCTTTCTCATTTGTGTTCTGACTTGATGGATTGTAGCGTTGCCACTATCATAGACAAAGAGCTTTTTCCCGCTCATTGCATCACAAGCGCTATTTAGCCTTTCTATCTCATCATTATCCATATCAGATGCCATGATATTTTGTAAAGCAATAGATGTTTTAGCACTTAGCATTCTTAGCATTAATTGAGTTGCTGGCATCTCTAAAGAGAAAAATACCACACCTAAATTCTGATCTAAAACCTTTTGGACTAAGTTCAAAACAAAAGCCGTCTTACCCATCCCCGGTCTAGCTGCGATCACTACTAAATCGCCATCTTTAAACCCTTTTGTCCTTTCATTTAATCCCCTAAATCCAGTATCCAATCCCACAACTTCATGATCTTTGGCTAATTTTTGTTTATTTAGCTCCTCAACTAGCTCAATTATAATATCTTTGGCATTTTTAACAACTCCATTGCTAGTGCCATCTACAAGTGCATAGATCTCACTACTAATATCATCTACCATATCACGGCCAAGCTTATTTTCATTTACCTTAGATGGAATTTGATTTGCTACTTTGACTAGCGATCTTTTGATTGAAAATTCTTTAAGTTCTGTGGCGTATTTTTTGATATCTAGGATTGAATTTGTAGTTAAAACGCTATTAAAAACCTCTTCATTAAATTTAATCCCCAAATGCTTTTTAACAAAGGCTATATCTACTGGATCATCACTATTTAAGCAACTTTGCATAGCTGCAAATATATCTTCATGAGCTTTTAAATAGAAATCTTTTGGGCTGATAATATCATAAATTTCACCCAAATTATCTTGCTCAAATAGTATCGCACTCAATATCGAGCGCTCCATATCCAAATCATATAAATTCGAGCTTATATTATCCATTTCTAGCCTTCAATTCATCATCAATCTCTTCTAAAAACCTATCTACCAATTGTGATTCAGGCAGTCTAGCTACCACCTCTCCATGACGCATTATAAGCCCATTTCCCTTGCCAAAAGCGATAGCCACATCGGCTCCTTTGGCCTCTCCAATAGCATTTACTATACAGCCCATTACGCTTATATTTAATGGTGCGGTTATGTGAGCGGTCTTCTCTTCTACTATCTTTATAGCGCTTACTAAATCGCTTTGGAGCCTACCACATGTAGGACATGA is part of the Campylobacter lanienae NCTC 13004 genome and harbors:
- a CDS encoding replicative DNA helicase; its protein translation is MSSNLYDLDMERSILSAILFEQDNLGEIYDIISPKDFYLKAHEDIFAAMQSCLNSDDPVDIAFVKKHLGIKFNEEVFNSVLTTNSILDIKKYATELKEFSIKRSLVKVANQIPSKVNENKLGRDMVDDISSEIYALVDGTSNGVVKNAKDIIIELVEELNKQKLAKDHEVVGLDTGFRGLNERTKGFKDGDLVVIAARPGMGKTAFVLNLVQKVLDQNLGVVFFSLEMPATQLMLRMLSAKTSIALQNIMASDMDNDEIERLNSACDAMSGKKLFVYDSGNATIHQVRTQMRKLKSSHPEIKLCVIDYIGLMTNSSAYSDRHLQIAEISRGLKLLARELNLPVVALSQLNRSLESRANKRPMLSDLRESGAIEQDADTILFVYRNEVYLEQEEKEKEQKAKLEGKEYKSQFKKNKLEESAEIIIGKNRNGPTGTIELVFQPTFTRFVEKHENYPVESVTFEG